ACCGCCTACTCCCGGACCCTTGTCCGCTGCCGGTAATCTGGGTATTGCAGATTCAGTGGGGCTGGTGATCTTAATTGGGTTGATCGTTTCAATACCCAGTCTGTTTCTTTCCACCTGGTTTGCGGGAAAATATGCGCGTAATGTTGAGATTGTCGCCGATGCGGCGGTTGAGGAACCTGTGATGATTCCTGAAAACCAACTTCCACCAGCGTGGAAGGCATTCATGCCGATTGTATTGCCTATTTTGTTAATCACACTTGCCTCATTTGCACGTATCCTCGACTTTCCGGAAGTTTGGGTTAAATGGCTGGGTTTTTTCGGCAGTCCGCTCGTATCATTTTTGCTGGCGATCTTTTTCAGTTATTCACTATTTGCCGAAGCTGCTGCTGAGCGCATGATGGCGTGTTTCAAAAGTGGGATCGAGCATTGTGGAACCACGCTGGTTCTGGTAGGTGCCGGCGGTGCATTCGGCGCGATATTGAAGGAAACTCCGTTGAAGGAAATGGTCAGCGTGTGGCTGCTGAATAACGAAATGTCTGGCGGTTACCTGCTCTTGATCGCATTCATTATCGCCGTATTCTTTAAAACGGCACAAGGCTCCACTACATCCTCCATGGTATTGACTACCAGTATTCTGGCGCCGTTACTCGGCTCACTCGGATTTGTCACGCCCGTGCAAATCACATTGGTTGTCATGGCAGTAGGCAGCGGCGCAATGGTCGTTTCGCATACCAATGATGCATGGTTTTGGGTAGTATCACAGTTTACAGGGATTTCAGCCAAAGACACTTACCGTACGCATACTATTTTGACAGGCCTACAGGGTTTATTGAGCTTCGTTACGACGATGGTTTTGTATTGGATACTGGTTTAAAACGCGTAGCAAAAAAAGTGCGTGAGCATATGCTACAAACGATTGTCCTTTTTAGCGGAGTCGAAGGGCGCTACCAATTAGCCTTTGTTGGTGTTGTCACCAACAAGTTCAATATGAGGTGCCGGGACAACACCGACATCGCAGATTCATAAAACAAAAATGGCGGCCAAACCGGCCGCCATTTTTAGAAGCAATATGATATTTTTAAACGCCCAGCTCGGCCAGTACTTCTGAAACCTTCGCCGCAGCTTCTTTGAATTCTATTGCAGAAGAAACTTTCAATCCGGATTCGTTGATAATCCTGGCACCTTCCTCGGCATTCGTTCCTTGCAGACGAACGATAATCGGTACAGGAATTTCGCCGATCGCTTTGTAAGCCTCCACTACACCCGCAGCAACACGATCGCAACGAACGATACCGCCGAAGATGTTGATCAGGATCGCTTTTACATTAGGATCTTTGAGAATGATACGGAAACCTGCTTCTACGGTACGTGCATTCGCGCCACCCCCAACATCCAGGAAGTTAGCAGGCTCTCCGCCCGAAAGTTTGATCAGATCCATGGTCGCCATCGCAAGTCCCGCGCCGTTCACCATGCAACCTACGTTTCCATCCAATTTAACGTAGTTCAGGTTATTAGCACCTGCTTCTACTTCCAAAGGATCTTCTTCGTTGGTGTCACGCATTTCGGCCAGTTCAGGGTGACGGTACAATGCATTGTCATCCAGGTCTACTTTCGCGTCAACCGCCAATATTTTATTATCAGATGTTTTCAAAACCGGGTTGATTTCGAACATCGATGAGTCACTTTCTACGTAGGCTTTGTAAAGGGAAGTGATGAATTTCACCATTTCTTTGAAAGCATCGCCTTCCAATCCAAGTGCAAATGCTACTTTACGTGCCTGGAACGGTTGCAATCCAACTTTCGGATCGATCCATTCCTTCATGATTTTTTCAGGAGTATGCTCTGCAACTTCTTCGATGTCCATCCCGCCTTCGGTGCTGGCCATGATCACATTGCAGTTTCTGCCACGATCCAAAAGGATTGACAGATAGTATTCTTTCGGCTCGCTTGCGCCTGGGTAGTAAACGTCTTCGGCAATAAGTACTTTGTTTACGCGTTTTCCATCCGGACCAGTCTGGTGAGTTACCAGTACTTTACCCAGAATATTATTGGAGATCGTCCTGACATCTTCTACTGATTTGGCAAGTGCTACGCCACGTTGCTCGGTTCCAACGATACGGCCTTTACCACGGCCACCGGCGTGAATTTGTGATTTTACAACATACCATTTGGTGCCCGTTTGCTGGCTTAGCTCGCGTGCTACTTCCACTGCCTTATCAGGCGTGTCGGCGACGAGACCTTCCTGAATACGCACACCGTATTTTTTAAGAACGCTTTTGCCTTGATATTCGTGAATATTCATGAGTATAAAAGTAAATTGGTATTTTCACGGCAAATTAAGGAATTAATCAAAACGGGCGAAGGAATAAGCTCAATTATCTTCAATCAGAACATGAATTTACTTCAGGCAAATGGGATCAGGCGTACATATGGTTCTTTACAGGTTTTGAAGGGTATTGATCTGGAAGTAAAAAAGGGTGAGATCGTCGCAATAGTAGGGCCTTCGGGTGCTGGCAAAAGTACTTTTCTGCATATTCTGGGCACTTTGGACAGGCCGGAAGAAGGGCAGGTTTTCATTGACGGTGTGAATGTTTTCGATCAGAAAGACAAAGATCTGGCGAGGTTCAGGAATGAAAAGATCGGCTTCATTTTTCAGTTTCACAACCTGCTCGCGGAGTTTACGGCGCTGGAAAATGTGTGCATGCCGGGCTACATAAATGGACAAACCAGCGAAAAAGAGATAATGCAAAGAGGAAGAGAGCTGCTTGATTTGCTGGGTCTTGGCGGACGAATGGATCACTTACCTTCTCAGTTATCAGGCGGGGAGCAGCAGCGTGTTGCGGTGGCGCGCGCATTACTTAATAAGCCTGCTATCGTACTGGCCGACGAGCCCAGCGGGAATCTCGATTCGCATACCGCGCTCGATCTGCACCAGCTGTTTTTTAAGTTGCGGGATGATATCGGACAGACATTCATTATCGTCACCCATAACGAAGAACTCGCCGGAATGGCCGACCGCCGGCTAGTTATGCAGGACGGAAAAATGCTTTCTTAAAATTTTCAAAATTTTTTTTTGCTCAAGTATGTGACCGAACCAATGGACTTGCGTCTAAAGGAAGAAGTTTTTCATAACGTTGAGTAAGTAAATAGCCGTTTGAAGGTTTTGAACGGATATTTTAATTTTTGGTTGATAGTAAAAAAACCGTCGGGGTTCCGACGGTTTTTCTTTATTCGCACGAATGCTTTCGGAATTACATCATTCCGCCCATTCCGCCACCGTGGCCATGGCCACCAGCAGCAGGAGCTTCTTCTGGTTCGTCAGCGATCACACATTCTGTTGTCAACAACAAGCCTGCGATTGATGCTGCGTTTTCAAGAGCCAAACGGGAAACTTTCTTAGGGTCAATGATACCAGCCTCCAAAAGGTCTGTATATACATTGTCCTTCGCGTTGTATCCGTAAGCGCCGGTTCCTTCTTTCACTTTCTGAACAACCACAGATGGTTCCTGACCTGAGTTAGAAACGATGGTTCTCAAAGGAGCTTCCAAAGCAACACGGATGATATTGATACCGGTTTTTTCGTCTTCGTTAGAACCTTCAACGCCTTCCAGCGCAGCAGTAGCACGGATATAAGCTACACCACCACCAGCAACGATTCCTTCTTCAACGGCAGCGCGGGTTGCGTGCAATGCATCGTCAACGCGGTCTTTTTTCTCTTTCATTTCAACCTCAGTTGCAGCTCCGATATAAAGGATAGCCACACCACCTGACAATTTAGCCAGACGCTCCTGAAGTTTTTCGCGATCGTAGTCAGAAGTTGTATTCTCGATCTGCGCTTTGATCTGGTTTACACGGCCCTGAATATCTTCAGAGTTACCTGCACCATT
This Dyadobacter sp. UC 10 DNA region includes the following protein-coding sequences:
- a CDS encoding GntP family permease, with the protein product MIIIIVFAAIVFIVLSSTVFKLHPLVGLLLAAIGVGVFAGLPIDKLAETIGKGFGELMSKIGLMVILGCVIGAILDKSGAAIKVADVILKLFGEKRPAFAMSVIGGIVGIPVFCDSGFIILHKLNQIVAKRTGRPLAAVALSLSGGLFATHTLVPPTPGPLSAAGNLGIADSVGLVILIGLIVSIPSLFLSTWFAGKYARNVEIVADAAVEEPVMIPENQLPPAWKAFMPIVLPILLITLASFARILDFPEVWVKWLGFFGSPLVSFLLAIFFSYSLFAEAAAERMMACFKSGIEHCGTTLVLVGAGGAFGAILKETPLKEMVSVWLLNNEMSGGYLLLIAFIIAVFFKTAQGSTTSSMVLTTSILAPLLGSLGFVTPVQITLVVMAVGSGAMVVSHTNDAWFWVVSQFTGISAKDTYRTHTILTGLQGLLSFVTTMVLYWILV
- the sucC gene encoding ADP-forming succinate--CoA ligase subunit beta translates to MNIHEYQGKSVLKKYGVRIQEGLVADTPDKAVEVARELSQQTGTKWYVVKSQIHAGGRGKGRIVGTEQRGVALAKSVEDVRTISNNILGKVLVTHQTGPDGKRVNKVLIAEDVYYPGASEPKEYYLSILLDRGRNCNVIMASTEGGMDIEEVAEHTPEKIMKEWIDPKVGLQPFQARKVAFALGLEGDAFKEMVKFITSLYKAYVESDSSMFEINPVLKTSDNKILAVDAKVDLDDNALYRHPELAEMRDTNEEDPLEVEAGANNLNYVKLDGNVGCMVNGAGLAMATMDLIKLSGGEPANFLDVGGGANARTVEAGFRIILKDPNVKAILINIFGGIVRCDRVAAGVVEAYKAIGEIPVPIIVRLQGTNAEEGARIINESGLKVSSAIEFKEAAAKVSEVLAELGV
- a CDS encoding ABC transporter ATP-binding protein gives rise to the protein MNLLQANGIRRTYGSLQVLKGIDLEVKKGEIVAIVGPSGAGKSTFLHILGTLDRPEEGQVFIDGVNVFDQKDKDLARFRNEKIGFIFQFHNLLAEFTALENVCMPGYINGQTSEKEIMQRGRELLDLLGLGGRMDHLPSQLSGGEQQRVAVARALLNKPAIVLADEPSGNLDSHTALDLHQLFFKLRDDIGQTFIIVTHNEELAGMADRRLVMQDGKMLS